In Arthrobacter sp. PAMC25284, a single genomic region encodes these proteins:
- a CDS encoding replication-associated recombination protein A: MDDLFGTGPDDDDGDADGSSAAPRTSGGPASPRSPLAVRMRPRTLDDVVGQQHLLGQGSPLRQLAAGTDATGPAGPSSLILWGPPGTGKTTLAHVIAKGPGRKFVELSAITAGVKDVRRVMDEALTARDLFKTTTVLFLDEIHRFNKAQQDALLPGVENRWVVLVAATTENPSFSVVSPLLSRSLLLTLKPLTDADVEGLLHRAVTDVRGLSARVELSAEALAHLVRLSGGDARRALTALEAAAGVAFGDADDASAETTVLIELKHTERALDVAAVRYDRAGDQHYDVASAFIKSIRGSDVDAALHYLARMLEAGEDPRFVARRIVISAAEDIGMADPTALQTAVAAAQAVQLIGMPEGRIVLAEAVVHLATAPKSNAAYLGINQAIADVRAGLGNGIPAHLRDAHYPGSKQLGHGQGYKYAHDAPHSVAAQQYPPDDLVGRDYYQPTANGAEREIAPRLERLRNIIRGT; encoded by the coding sequence GTGGATGATCTCTTTGGCACCGGACCCGACGACGACGACGGCGACGCCGATGGATCCTCCGCGGCGCCCCGGACCTCAGGCGGCCCCGCTTCGCCGCGCAGCCCGCTGGCCGTCCGGATGCGGCCCCGGACGCTCGATGACGTGGTGGGACAGCAGCACCTGCTGGGCCAGGGATCGCCGCTGCGGCAACTGGCGGCCGGGACCGACGCCACCGGCCCCGCAGGTCCGAGCTCCCTCATCCTGTGGGGCCCCCCGGGGACGGGTAAGACCACCCTCGCGCATGTCATTGCCAAGGGACCCGGCCGGAAGTTCGTCGAGCTCTCCGCCATCACAGCCGGCGTAAAAGACGTGCGCCGGGTGATGGATGAGGCCCTGACCGCCCGGGACCTGTTCAAGACCACCACGGTGCTTTTCCTTGACGAGATCCACCGCTTCAACAAGGCCCAGCAGGACGCGCTGCTGCCCGGCGTCGAGAACCGATGGGTGGTGCTCGTCGCCGCCACCACCGAGAATCCGTCCTTCTCCGTTGTGTCGCCGCTCCTGTCCCGGTCGCTGCTGCTCACCCTCAAGCCACTGACCGACGCCGATGTCGAGGGACTCCTGCACCGTGCGGTCACGGACGTCCGTGGACTCAGTGCCCGGGTGGAGCTCAGCGCCGAGGCTCTCGCCCACCTGGTCCGGCTCTCCGGCGGGGACGCACGCCGGGCCCTGACCGCGCTTGAGGCCGCTGCGGGGGTCGCATTCGGCGACGCCGACGACGCGTCAGCAGAGACCACCGTCCTGATCGAGCTCAAGCACACGGAGCGGGCGCTCGATGTCGCGGCCGTGCGCTATGACCGGGCCGGTGACCAGCACTACGACGTCGCCAGCGCTTTCATCAAATCCATCCGCGGCTCCGATGTTGACGCGGCACTGCATTATCTGGCCCGGATGCTGGAGGCGGGGGAGGACCCCCGGTTTGTGGCCCGGAGGATTGTCATCTCGGCGGCCGAGGACATCGGCATGGCCGATCCGACGGCGCTCCAGACCGCCGTCGCAGCAGCCCAGGCCGTCCAGCTGATCGGTATGCCCGAGGGCCGGATTGTCCTGGCGGAGGCCGTGGTGCACCTGGCCACGGCCCCCAAATCCAACGCAGCCTATCTGGGCATCAACCAGGCCATTGCCGATGTCCGGGCCGGCCTGGGCAACGGCATCCCGGCCCACCTCCGGGACGCCCACTATCCCGGATCCAAGCAGCTCGGCCACGGCCAGGGCTACAAGTACGCCCACGACGCCCCGCACTCAGTGGCCGCGCAGCAGTACCCACCCGATGACCTGGTGGGCCGCGACTACTACCAGCCCACGGCCAACGGCGCGGAACGGGAAATCGCCCCCCGGCTGGAACGGCTGCGGAACATCATCCGCGGAACCTGA
- a CDS encoding transposase encodes MDFVVPVRRSGRSHFTLEQKHAILDEYEKCLERGSRIAFCRAVGIGDNTVRLWVQQREAGELRSSIKQGNEDQRLNAGDKQQLKRVLKENEILKAKLARAEAAVDILGKASALLDAMAKSAAATDPVLEEPEPGRPEWLVPKSGKTSP; translated from the coding sequence ATGGATTTTGTTGTCCCTGTCCGTCGCTCCGGGAGGAGCCACTTCACTCTCGAGCAAAAGCACGCGATTCTGGATGAGTACGAGAAGTGCCTGGAGCGTGGGTCCCGGATCGCGTTCTGCCGGGCTGTGGGTATCGGCGATAACACCGTCCGGCTCTGGGTCCAGCAACGCGAGGCCGGGGAGCTGAGGTCCAGCATCAAGCAAGGGAACGAGGACCAGCGGTTGAACGCAGGCGACAAACAGCAGCTTAAGCGGGTGTTGAAGGAGAACGAGATCCTCAAGGCCAAGCTGGCCCGGGCCGAGGCGGCGGTGGACATTCTGGGAAAAGCTTCCGCGCTCTTGGACGCCATGGCCAAGAGCGCGGCGGCGACCGATCCGGTGCTGGAAGAACCGGAGCCGGGCCGGCCGGAGTGGTTGGTGCCAAAGTCTGGAAAGACATCGCCCTGA
- the aspS gene encoding aspartate--tRNA ligase, with protein MLRTHDLGSLRSEHIGQTVTLAGWVGRRRDHGGVAFVDLRDASGVAQVVVREEEVFHGLRNEYVLQITGTVSKRPEGNENPALASGEIEVMAEQVTILNTSDPLPFQIDEHVEVGEEARLKHRYLDLRRPGPARNLRLRSEANRVARELLHRDGFVEIETPTLTRSTPEGARDFVVPARLAPGSWYALPQSPQLFKQLLQVGGFEKYYQIARCYRDEDFRADRQPEFTQLDIEASFVEQDDIISLGENIVKALWQLIDVEIPTPIQRITYHDAMARYGSDKPDLRFGLELTELTEFFKDTNFGVFKAPYVGAVVMPGGASQARRALDAWQEWAKQRGAKGLAYVLFKEDGELAGPVAKNLTETERAGLAEAVGAKPGDCIFFAAGEKSPSRALLGAARVEIGHRTGLINPADWAFCWVVDAPMFEPAAAAVASGDVAVGAGKWTAVHHAFTSPKPEFMDTFDQDPESALSYAYDIVCNGNEIGGGSIRIHEREVQERVFELMGLDKEDAQTKFGFLLEGFKFGAPPHGGIAFGWDRVVALMAGVESIRDVIAFPKSGGGYDPLTAAPAPITAQQRKEAGVDFKPEVKKAEPSAEQ; from the coding sequence GTGCTGCGCACACATGACCTCGGATCACTTCGCTCTGAGCACATTGGACAAACCGTAACCCTGGCCGGCTGGGTGGGCCGGCGTCGTGACCACGGTGGTGTCGCATTCGTTGACCTTCGCGACGCGTCGGGCGTGGCCCAGGTCGTCGTCCGCGAGGAGGAGGTCTTCCACGGCCTGCGCAACGAGTACGTCCTGCAGATCACCGGTACCGTGTCCAAGCGTCCGGAGGGGAACGAAAACCCGGCCCTGGCCAGTGGCGAGATCGAGGTGATGGCCGAGCAGGTCACCATCCTCAACACCTCCGATCCTCTGCCTTTCCAGATCGACGAGCATGTCGAAGTCGGCGAGGAAGCCCGGCTCAAGCACCGCTACCTCGACCTGCGCCGCCCCGGCCCCGCCCGCAACCTGCGGCTGCGCTCGGAAGCCAACCGCGTGGCCCGCGAACTGCTCCACCGGGACGGCTTTGTCGAGATCGAGACCCCCACGCTGACGCGTTCGACGCCGGAAGGCGCCCGCGACTTCGTTGTCCCCGCCCGCCTGGCCCCGGGTTCCTGGTACGCGCTGCCGCAGTCCCCGCAGCTGTTCAAGCAACTCCTGCAGGTCGGCGGCTTCGAGAAGTACTACCAGATTGCCCGCTGCTACCGCGATGAGGACTTCCGCGCGGACCGCCAGCCGGAGTTCACCCAGCTCGACATTGAGGCGAGCTTCGTGGAGCAGGACGACATCATCAGCCTCGGCGAGAACATCGTGAAGGCACTGTGGCAGCTGATCGACGTCGAGATCCCGACCCCGATCCAGCGCATCACCTACCACGACGCCATGGCCCGCTACGGCTCGGACAAGCCGGACCTGCGTTTCGGCCTGGAACTCACCGAGCTGACCGAGTTCTTCAAAGACACCAATTTCGGCGTCTTCAAGGCACCCTATGTCGGCGCCGTCGTGATGCCCGGAGGCGCCTCCCAGGCCCGCCGCGCCCTCGACGCCTGGCAGGAATGGGCCAAGCAGCGCGGCGCCAAGGGCCTGGCATACGTCCTGTTCAAGGAGGACGGTGAGCTTGCCGGTCCCGTGGCCAAGAACCTCACCGAGACCGAGCGCGCCGGCCTGGCCGAGGCCGTGGGTGCCAAGCCGGGCGACTGCATCTTCTTCGCCGCCGGCGAAAAGTCTCCCTCACGTGCCCTGCTGGGTGCCGCCCGCGTGGAGATCGGCCACCGGACCGGACTGATCAACCCCGCTGACTGGGCTTTCTGCTGGGTCGTCGACGCACCCATGTTCGAGCCCGCCGCCGCCGCCGTCGCTTCCGGTGACGTGGCCGTCGGCGCCGGCAAGTGGACCGCGGTGCACCACGCGTTCACCTCACCCAAGCCCGAATTTATGGACACCTTCGACCAGGATCCGGAATCGGCCCTGTCCTACGCCTACGACATCGTCTGCAACGGCAACGAAATCGGCGGCGGCTCCATTCGTATCCACGAACGCGAGGTCCAGGAGCGGGTCTTCGAGCTGATGGGCCTGGACAAGGAAGACGCCCAGACCAAGTTCGGTTTCCTCCTCGAAGGCTTCAAGTTCGGTGCGCCCCCGCACGGCGGCATCGCCTTCGGCTGGGACCGTGTCGTTGCCCTCATGGCCGGCGTGGAGTCCATCCGCGACGTCATCGCCTTCCCGAAGTCCGGAGGCGGCTACGACCCGCTGACAGCGGCACCCGCCCCGATCACGGCGCAGCAACGCAAGGAAGCCGGCGTTGACTTCAAGCCCGAGGTCAAGAAGGCCGAGCCTTCGGCAGAACAGTAG
- the rpsD gene encoding 30S ribosomal protein S4: MANNTRARRTARLSRALGIALTPKAAKYMERRPYGPGEHGRARKKQDSDYAVRLREKQRLRAQYGIREAQMTRAFEEARRTKGLTGENLIELLEMRLDALVLRAGFARTIASARQLVVHRHIMVDGIRVDRPSFRVGEGQLVHVHSRSETMAPFQVAAAGAHRDVLPMVPAYLDVKLDALQARLVRRPKRSEVPVTCEEQLVVEFYAR; this comes from the coding sequence GTGGCTAACAACACTCGTGCTCGCCGCACCGCACGCCTTTCGCGTGCACTCGGCATCGCTCTGACCCCCAAGGCCGCCAAGTACATGGAGCGCCGCCCGTACGGCCCCGGTGAGCATGGCCGTGCCCGTAAGAAGCAGGACTCCGACTACGCCGTACGTCTGCGCGAAAAGCAGCGTCTGCGCGCCCAGTACGGTATCCGCGAAGCCCAGATGACCCGTGCCTTCGAAGAAGCACGCCGCACCAAGGGCCTGACCGGCGAAAACCTGATCGAACTGCTCGAAATGCGTCTCGACGCCCTCGTGCTGCGTGCCGGTTTCGCCCGCACCATCGCATCAGCCCGCCAGCTGGTTGTGCACCGTCACATCATGGTTGACGGCATCCGCGTTGACCGCCCGTCCTTCCGCGTCGGCGAGGGCCAGCTGGTCCACGTCCACAGCCGCAGCGAGACCATGGCTCCGTTCCAGGTCGCAGCAGCAGGCGCCCACCGCGACGTTCTGCCCATGGTTCCGGCCTACCTGGACGTCAAGCTTGACGCCCTGCAGGCCCGCCTGGTGCGCCGCCCGAAGCGCTCCGAAGTTCCCGTAACCTGCGAAGAGCAGCTCGTCGTGGAATTCTACGCACGCTAG
- a CDS encoding IS3 family transposase, whose protein sequence is MVGAKVWKDIALTFAGNLITAGWSAVKTCALLGLHRTTWYRHLSPPVPAGVTVPRRDRAYPNRITTAEAEEFMELLNSEDYGNLSVTQAYYRMLDAGYCSFSIAAAHRIVAAHGQNGDRRALRGGTGPGRVKPVLVATAPNQLWSWDITMLHGSGKHTYKLYTIIDVYSRKVVGHRVEHGETAALAAALIRDAVAGNRQRPAVLHADNGGPMRAGTTLDLARSLGIELSYSRPRVSNDNPYSESLFKTVKYDLDFPPRFQDLQHARAHMAAFLADYNANHRHSGLNYYTPDTVHHGLVEQARRQRQATLDACHARNPHRYRRKPTAPGAPGHAGINYKETNQLSQTA, encoded by the coding sequence GTGGTTGGTGCCAAAGTCTGGAAAGACATCGCCCTGACCTTCGCCGGCAATCTGATCACGGCGGGCTGGTCAGCGGTGAAGACCTGCGCCCTGCTGGGCCTCCACCGCACCACCTGGTACCGGCATCTGAGTCCTCCTGTCCCGGCAGGGGTCACCGTGCCGCGCCGTGACCGGGCTTACCCGAACCGGATCACCACGGCCGAGGCTGAGGAGTTCATGGAGCTGCTCAACTCCGAGGACTACGGGAATCTCTCGGTCACCCAGGCCTATTATCGGATGCTCGACGCCGGGTACTGCTCCTTCTCGATTGCGGCAGCCCACCGGATCGTCGCCGCGCACGGGCAGAACGGGGACCGCCGCGCACTACGCGGCGGCACGGGCCCGGGACGGGTCAAGCCGGTCCTGGTCGCGACGGCCCCGAACCAGCTCTGGAGCTGGGACATCACCATGCTCCACGGCTCCGGCAAACACACGTACAAGCTCTACACAATCATCGACGTCTACTCCCGCAAGGTCGTTGGGCACCGGGTCGAACACGGAGAAACAGCGGCCCTGGCGGCCGCTCTCATCAGGGACGCGGTCGCGGGAAACCGGCAGCGCCCCGCGGTGCTGCATGCCGATAACGGGGGCCCGATGCGCGCCGGCACGACCTTGGACCTCGCCCGGTCTCTGGGCATCGAACTCTCCTACTCCCGCCCGCGGGTTTCCAACGACAACCCCTACTCGGAATCCCTGTTCAAGACGGTCAAATATGACCTCGACTTCCCCCCACGGTTCCAGGATCTCCAGCACGCCCGGGCCCACATGGCCGCGTTCCTGGCGGACTACAACGCCAACCACCGCCACAGCGGCCTGAACTACTACACGCCGGACACCGTCCACCACGGGCTCGTCGAACAGGCCCGCAGGCAACGGCAGGCAACACTGGACGCCTGCCACGCACGCAACCCCCACAGGTACCGCCGCAAACCGACAGCGCCCGGCGCCCCCGGCCACGCCGGCATCAACTACAAAGAAACCAACCAGCTGTCACAAACAGCTTGA
- a CDS encoding DUF948 domain-containing protein: MSGGDIAGLVAAGVFALLVLLLAVPILKLGAVFDEVRGSIRSLSDGATPLLDEVTATVSTTNEQLKKVDGIASNVSDASANISALSSLVAATVGSPLIKVAAFSYGVRSAFSARKKPATGRRSR; encoded by the coding sequence ATGTCTGGTGGCGATATTGCCGGCCTGGTAGCGGCCGGAGTGTTTGCACTGCTGGTTCTGTTGCTGGCCGTCCCGATTCTCAAGCTCGGAGCCGTCTTTGACGAGGTGCGCGGTTCCATCCGCTCACTCAGCGATGGCGCCACGCCGCTGCTGGACGAAGTCACCGCCACTGTCTCCACCACCAACGAGCAGTTGAAGAAGGTCGACGGGATCGCCTCAAACGTCTCGGACGCGTCGGCGAACATTTCTGCCCTGTCCTCGCTCGTGGCCGCGACCGTCGGGTCGCCACTGATCAAGGTGGCCGCCTTCAGCTACGGCGTCCGTTCGGCGTTCAGCGCCAGGAAAAAACCCGCCACCGGCCGCCGTAGCCGCTAA
- a CDS encoding metalloregulator ArsR/SmtB family transcription factor, which yields MTSLQTPAPAAQPDCCVPSAAPALNAGDARQKALIFKALADPNRLRLLSIVKAGESGESCVCDLTEPLGLGQPTVSHHLKILVDAGLLHREKRGTWAYYSLVPGALERTAGLLATL from the coding sequence ATGACCTCACTTCAGACGCCCGCACCGGCTGCCCAACCGGACTGCTGCGTACCCTCGGCCGCACCCGCACTCAACGCCGGGGATGCGCGGCAGAAGGCGCTGATATTTAAGGCACTGGCCGATCCGAATCGGCTGCGCCTGCTCTCTATCGTCAAGGCCGGCGAATCGGGGGAATCCTGCGTCTGCGACCTCACCGAGCCACTGGGGCTGGGTCAGCCGACCGTCTCGCACCATTTGAAGATCCTGGTCGACGCCGGCCTCCTGCACCGCGAAAAGCGGGGTACCTGGGCGTACTACTCGCTGGTTCCCGGAGCGCTGGAGCGGACGGCCGGGCTCCTGGCCACTCTGTGA
- a CDS encoding acVLRF1 family peptidyl-tRNA hydrolase yields the protein MAVNDGSTTRVAFVSGDRLAGWVERFSTAHGTPVLTDVDGGLQLGAPDGAVALLQPPWPADGRPGRGSDVLARLISLAGQPRCIGAVLVRRGGYSVAVIRDGEILASKTGTGRIQGRPSTGGSSQQRMARRRANQADALAGVVAEHAARIFADHRVEYVAPGGDRPLLELVLAEPALKRYAALARLRFLDVPDPKAAALKTAAAQACAVRILVTDPLP from the coding sequence ATGGCAGTTAACGACGGTTCGACCACCCGGGTGGCATTTGTCTCCGGCGACCGGCTTGCCGGCTGGGTGGAGCGGTTCAGCACCGCCCATGGCACGCCTGTCCTGACCGACGTCGACGGCGGGCTGCAGCTGGGTGCGCCGGATGGCGCCGTCGCCCTGCTTCAACCGCCGTGGCCGGCGGACGGACGGCCCGGACGCGGCAGCGACGTTCTGGCCCGCCTGATTTCCCTCGCCGGACAGCCCCGCTGCATCGGCGCGGTCCTGGTCCGGCGCGGCGGATATTCCGTGGCAGTTATTCGCGACGGGGAGATCCTGGCGTCCAAAACCGGCACCGGCCGGATCCAAGGGCGCCCGTCCACGGGCGGCTCGTCCCAGCAACGCATGGCACGGCGCCGCGCCAATCAGGCCGATGCCTTGGCCGGGGTCGTCGCTGAACACGCTGCCAGGATCTTCGCGGACCACCGGGTAGAGTATGTGGCGCCCGGCGGGGACCGGCCGTTGCTGGAGCTCGTCCTCGCCGAACCCGCGCTGAAACGCTACGCCGCGCTGGCCAGGCTGCGGTTCCTGGACGTCCCGGATCCCAAGGCCGCCGCGCTGAAGACCGCCGCTGCCCAGGCCTGCGCGGTGCGGATCCTCGTCACGGATCCTTTACCCTAG
- a CDS encoding FAD-dependent oxidoreductase, which produces MDSLNKLPVAVIGAGPVGLAAAAHLLKRGLEPLIFEAGPAAGAAIEQWRHIRLFSPWRINIDAASVRLLEAAGWEAPRPTALPYGGDLIDQYLAPLAALPVISPRLHTGARVLAVTRAGLDKTHSRSREAAPFIVRVEHADGGTRDHTVAAVIDASGTWHTRNPLGTSGLPATGEDAAGTWISAPLPDVTGRDRASFAGRRVLVVGAGHSAANTLISLAGLAKEEPQTRILWTVRGASAGKVLGGGDADGLPARGQLGSRLRRLVEAGTVELHTGFGISSLTARAAQVRVAAVDGRTLDVDVVVPCTGFRPDLGILRELRLDLDPAVEAPRQLGPLIDPEFHSCGTVPPHGARLLAHPEQDFYIVGTKSYGRAPTFLLATGYEQVRSVVAALAGDREAADTLRLEFPGTGACSTDAGTRGDDPAVPTAEPAEDSCCGTPEPVLVGLPNQAV; this is translated from the coding sequence TTGGATTCACTCAACAAACTTCCCGTTGCCGTAATCGGCGCCGGCCCCGTGGGCCTGGCTGCCGCGGCACACCTCCTCAAACGCGGTCTCGAACCCTTGATCTTCGAAGCCGGGCCCGCCGCCGGTGCCGCCATTGAACAATGGCGCCACATCCGGCTCTTCTCTCCCTGGCGGATCAACATCGACGCCGCCTCCGTCCGGCTGCTGGAGGCCGCCGGATGGGAAGCGCCGCGACCCACCGCGCTTCCGTACGGCGGAGACCTGATCGACCAGTACCTGGCGCCGCTGGCCGCCCTTCCCGTCATCAGCCCACGGCTGCACACAGGCGCCAGGGTTCTTGCGGTGACCCGTGCCGGGCTGGACAAGACCCACAGCCGCAGCCGCGAGGCCGCGCCCTTCATTGTTCGCGTCGAGCACGCGGACGGCGGCACCCGGGACCACACCGTCGCTGCCGTCATCGACGCCTCCGGCACCTGGCACACCCGCAACCCGCTCGGAACCTCCGGGCTGCCCGCCACCGGAGAAGACGCCGCGGGGACCTGGATCTCCGCACCGCTGCCGGACGTCACAGGCCGGGACCGCGCATCCTTCGCCGGACGTCGCGTCCTGGTCGTCGGCGCCGGGCACTCCGCCGCCAACACACTCATCAGCCTCGCCGGCCTGGCCAAAGAAGAACCGCAGACCCGGATCCTGTGGACCGTCCGCGGTGCCTCCGCCGGGAAGGTCCTCGGCGGGGGCGACGCCGATGGACTGCCGGCACGCGGGCAGCTCGGGAGCCGGCTGCGCCGGCTCGTCGAGGCCGGAACCGTCGAGCTGCACACCGGCTTCGGCATCAGCTCGCTGACGGCCCGCGCCGCGCAGGTAAGGGTCGCAGCTGTTGACGGCCGGACCTTGGACGTCGACGTCGTGGTGCCCTGCACCGGCTTCCGCCCGGACCTGGGCATCCTCCGCGAACTCCGGCTTGACCTTGACCCTGCTGTGGAAGCGCCGCGGCAGCTCGGCCCGCTGATCGACCCCGAATTCCACTCCTGCGGTACCGTCCCGCCGCACGGCGCCCGGTTGCTGGCCCACCCGGAGCAGGACTTCTACATTGTCGGCACGAAATCGTACGGCCGGGCGCCGACCTTCCTGCTCGCCACCGGCTACGAGCAGGTCCGCTCCGTCGTCGCGGCCCTGGCGGGGGACCGGGAAGCAGCGGACACCCTCCGGCTGGAATTTCCCGGGACCGGAGCCTGCTCCACCGACGCGGGCACCCGTGGCGACGACCCCGCCGTTCCGACGGCAGAACCGGCGGAGGACAGCTGCTGCGGCACCCCGGAACCAGTGCTGGTCGGGCTCCCCAACCAGGCTGTCTGA
- a CDS encoding cupin domain-containing protein — protein sequence MPVNCVTAMAIKSFDTPDRKRRPDKAEFDLVTVNDYTVARLVLDPGWRWSGDIRQYEQTDSCQHHHLGFCISGELEIATADGLRSKIHANDTYAIPPGHDEWVVGQEPFVAVEFLGAASFGRRSSRGAHSRL from the coding sequence ATGCCCGTAAATTGCGTCACAGCCATGGCCATCAAGTCATTCGACACCCCGGACCGGAAGCGCCGCCCTGACAAGGCAGAGTTCGACCTGGTCACCGTGAACGACTACACGGTCGCACGGCTGGTCCTTGACCCGGGATGGCGGTGGTCAGGGGACATCAGGCAATACGAACAGACCGACTCCTGTCAGCACCACCATCTTGGATTCTGCATCTCGGGCGAGCTGGAAATAGCAACGGCCGACGGCCTGCGCTCAAAGATCCACGCCAATGACACTTACGCGATCCCCCCGGGCCACGACGAATGGGTGGTCGGGCAGGAACCGTTCGTGGCCGTGGAGTTCCTCGGGGCGGCCTCCTTCGGCCGGCGAAGCAGCCGGGGCGCCCACTCGCGGCTGTAA
- the arsB gene encoding ACR3 family arsenite efflux transporter — protein MSIQTIPPAQRSGEAAVAGRLSTLDRYLPVWIIAAMAAGLLLGNFVPGLNTALDSVKVGEVSLPIAVGLLVMMYPVLAKVRYDQAHRVIGDRKLLITSLVINWLAAPAFMFALAWIFLPDLPEYRTGLIIVGLARCIAMVMIWNDLACGDREAAAVLVAINSVFQVFAFGALGWFYLQVLPAWLGLPATSADFSVWAITGSVLVFLGIPLLAGYLTRTLGEKAKGRQWYEAKFLPRLGPWALYGLLFTITLLFALQGGTITSRPLDVARIALPLLVYFVVVFGAGMLAGRLLDLGYAKTTTLAFTAAGNNFELAIAVAISTFGVTSGQALAGVVGPLIEVPALVALVYAALWTRDRYFTPDNLRPIRTETAGEKP, from the coding sequence GTGAGTATCCAGACAATCCCACCGGCGCAACGGTCCGGAGAGGCCGCCGTCGCCGGCAGGCTCTCCACCCTGGACCGGTACCTGCCCGTCTGGATTATCGCCGCGATGGCCGCCGGTCTGCTGCTGGGCAATTTTGTCCCCGGCCTGAACACCGCACTGGACTCCGTGAAGGTCGGCGAAGTGTCGCTGCCGATCGCGGTGGGCCTGCTGGTGATGATGTACCCGGTGCTGGCGAAAGTCCGCTATGACCAGGCACACCGGGTTATCGGGGACCGGAAACTGCTGATCACCTCGCTGGTGATCAACTGGCTGGCCGCACCGGCGTTTATGTTCGCCCTGGCCTGGATTTTCCTTCCGGACCTCCCTGAATACCGCACGGGCCTGATCATTGTGGGCCTGGCGCGCTGCATCGCAATGGTGATGATCTGGAATGATCTCGCCTGCGGCGACCGTGAAGCCGCCGCCGTGCTGGTCGCGATCAACTCTGTCTTCCAGGTGTTTGCCTTCGGCGCCCTCGGCTGGTTCTACCTGCAGGTCCTGCCGGCGTGGCTGGGGTTGCCCGCCACCAGCGCCGACTTCTCTGTCTGGGCCATCACCGGCTCCGTCCTGGTCTTCCTCGGCATCCCGCTGCTCGCCGGTTACCTGACCCGCACCCTCGGCGAGAAAGCCAAGGGACGTCAATGGTACGAGGCCAAGTTCCTGCCCCGGCTCGGGCCCTGGGCTCTGTACGGACTGTTGTTCACTATCACCCTGCTGTTCGCCCTGCAGGGCGGCACCATCACGTCCCGCCCGCTGGATGTCGCCCGGATTGCCCTGCCGCTGCTGGTCTACTTCGTGGTCGTCTTCGGTGCCGGGATGCTCGCCGGGCGCCTGCTGGACCTGGGCTACGCGAAGACCACCACGCTGGCCTTTACCGCGGCCGGAAACAACTTCGAACTCGCAATCGCCGTCGCGATCAGCACCTTTGGGGTGACCTCGGGGCAGGCGCTTGCCGGCGTCGTCGGACCCTTGATCGAAGTCCCCGCCCTGGTGGCCCTGGTTTACGCGGCCCTGTGGACCAGGGACCGCTACTTCACCCCCGATAACCTCCGCCCCATCCGGACAGAAACTGCAGGAGAAAAACCTTGA
- a CDS encoding DUF6167 family protein has product MKRIIWMGIGVAIGVIAFRKITEAQSALGPEGLNRAVGRLADGFYDFADAVRDGMSERETELRSALGVDATGSGRDADRR; this is encoded by the coding sequence ATGAAGAGAATTATCTGGATGGGCATCGGCGTCGCGATCGGCGTCATAGCTTTCCGTAAGATCACCGAGGCACAGTCCGCCCTCGGTCCCGAGGGCCTGAACCGCGCCGTCGGGCGGCTCGCCGACGGGTTCTACGACTTCGCCGACGCAGTCCGGGACGGCATGAGCGAGCGGGAAACCGAGCTCCGTTCCGCCCTCGGCGTGGACGCGACGGGCTCCGGCCGGGATGCGGACCGGCGCTAG
- a CDS encoding arsenate reductase ArsC, with amino-acid sequence MSTEASKKPSVLFVCIHNAGRSQMAAAFLTTLGEGAIEVRSAGSQPADKVNPAAVEAMAELGIDMSAEIPKILTTEAVKESDVVITMGCGDECPYFPGKRYEDWVLEDPAGQGVAAVRPIRDEIKTRIEALIASLT; translated from the coding sequence TTGAGTACCGAAGCCAGCAAGAAGCCCTCCGTCCTGTTCGTCTGCATCCACAACGCGGGCCGGTCGCAAATGGCCGCGGCCTTCCTCACCACGCTCGGCGAAGGCGCGATCGAGGTCCGTTCCGCCGGCTCCCAGCCCGCGGACAAGGTCAACCCCGCCGCCGTCGAGGCCATGGCCGAACTCGGCATCGATATGTCCGCCGAAATCCCCAAAATACTCACCACCGAGGCCGTTAAAGAATCCGACGTTGTGATCACGATGGGCTGCGGCGATGAATGCCCGTACTTCCCGGGCAAGCGCTACGAGGACTGGGTTCTGGAGGACCCCGCCGGGCAGGGCGTGGCAGCCGTCCGCCCGATCCGGGACGAGATCAAGACCCGCATCGAGGCCCTGATCGCCTCCCTGACATGA